GGCGCATCGGTCAATGAAGACTGCTTGCTTTCCCGTTTTCAGAAATCGACTACCTGATTTGGATAGAGACACTAAGCGCGTCTGTGGCATCAAGTTAACCCATGACGGGGCTATCGCCGTTGTCGAGGATGGAAGGCTCGTCTTCTGTACTGAGCAGGAGAAGCGGAATAACAATTCGCGCTATCAAGAAATCAACAATCTCGATGCTGTTGTGGCGGCTCTGGCGGAAAACGGGGTCAATGCAAGAGATGTTGATCAGTTTGTCATCGACGGCTGGGACGGTGAGGCCGAGTCGCGGTTCAAGGTCCTCAGTGGGGAGACTCCTGTTATCCTCAGAGGCGCGCCTTACGTTGAACGTCACGCCGAGGGACTTCTCGATTGGATCGGCGGCTCCGGCCTCACACTTGGTGATCGGGTTTTTAGCTACAGAAGCTATCCGCATGTGACGAGCCATGTCGCCTCTGCATACTGCACCAGCCCCTTTGCCAAATCCGGAGACCCTGCGCTTTGCCTGGTGTGGGACGGCTGCATATTTCCGCAGCTCTACCATGTGGAAGGCAAGCGAGCCAGCTTCGTCAAATCCTTGTTCCCGGTAACAGGTCAGGCCTACGCTGCCGCGGGCCACTACTTCGGCCCCTATAAGCAGACGAGCCGCGGGGGCTGGGACCTTGGCGTTGCCGGCAAACTGATGGCCTTTATCGCACTGGGATCAGTTCACGTACGCATCGTTGCTGTGTTCCAAAAGCTCTATCAAGAACACTTTGCCGGCGATACTGCGCTTGCCTGCGCCTTCCGTGCGAACATCAACAACTCGGAATCCTCACTTGCGGCCGTGCACGATTTTTTCGCTGCGAGCGCGCTCCAATTGGGGCAGAGGCGCCCGAAGACGTGCTTGCATCGTCTCATTTTTTCCTCGAACGTCTCCTCGTTGACGAAATGGCGAACGCCTTGCAGCACCATCCCCTGCCGGGAGCACGCAATCTGTGCATAGCTGGCGGCTGTGGACTCAATATTAAATGGAACAGTGCGCTGCGCGAGACAGGCCTGTTCGATTCGGTTTGGGTACCGCCCTTTCCTAATGACAGCGGCTCTGCGATTGGTGCAGCCTGCTGTGAAATAGTGGCCCAGCAAGGGTTCGTGCCATTAGACTGGTCAGTCTACAGCGGCCCGAGCCTGCAAGCAGGCGAAGTACCAGCTGGGTGGCATGCTAGCCCGTGCAGCATCTCGGAAGTGGCCGCCATCCTCGCCAGCAACAAACCCGTGGTTTTCCTTTCCGGGCGCAGCGAGCTTGGACCACGGGCACTGGGAGGAAGAAGCATTCTGGCGGCTGCGACCTCGCCGGAAATGAAAGATCATCTTAACGAAATCAAATTCCGCGAACACTTCCGGCCAGTTGCGCCAATATGTCTGGAGGACCGTGCACCGGATATATTTAGTCCCGGAACGCCCGATCCATACATGTTGTTCGATCACCAGACGAAGATGCCGTGGCAGGACAAAGTTCCTGCAGTTGTACATCTTGACGGATCTGCG
This sequence is a window from Sinorhizobium fredii USDA 257. Protein-coding genes within it:
- a CDS encoding carbamoyltransferase C-terminal domain-containing protein, yielding MAAILASNKPVVFLSGRSELGPRALGGRSILAAATSPEMKDHLNEIKFREHFRPVAPICLEDRAPDIFSPGTPDPYMLFDHQTKMPWQDKVPAVVHLDGSARLQTISRNSQHKVAEVLVEYEKLTGIPLLCNTSANYHGRGFFPSAAAACEWGRVEHVWCDGMLYRKPSATA